In the Camelus dromedarius isolate mCamDro1 chromosome 13, mCamDro1.pat, whole genome shotgun sequence genome, one interval contains:
- the LPAR6 gene encoding lysophosphatidic acid receptor 6 has protein sequence MVSNNSSHCTYDDSFKYTLYGCMFSMVFVLGLISNCVAIYIFMCTLKVRNETTTYMINLAISDLLFVFTLPFRIFYFATRNWPFGDLLCKISVMLFYTNMYGSILFLTCISADRFLAIVYPFKSKTLRTKRNAKIVCIAVWLTVMGGSAPAVFLPSTHSQGNNTSKACFENFPEATWKTFLSRIVIFIEIVGFFIPLILNVTCSSMVLRTLNKPVTLSRSKINKTKVLKMIFVHLVIFCFCFVPYNINLILYSLMRTQTFVNCSAVTAVRTMYPVTLCIAVLNCCFDPIVYYFTSDTIQNSIKMKNWSARRSASRFSEVQGTESFIEHNLQTLKRKIFDNESTI, from the coding sequence ATGGTAAGCAATAACAGCTCCCACTGCACCTATGACGACTCCTTTAAGTACACTCTGTATGGGTGCATGTTCAGTATGGTGTTTGTACTGGGGTTAATATCCAACTGTGTTGCCATATACATTTTCATGTGTACTCTCAAAGTGCGAAATGAAACAACAACGTACATGATTAACTTGGCAATATCAGACTTGCTGTTCGTTTTTACTTTACCCTTCAGGATTTTTTATTTTGCCACACGGAATTGGCCATTTGGAGATTTACTTTGTAAAATTTCAGTGATGCTGTTTTATACTAACATGTATGGAAGCATTCTGTTCCTAACCTGTATTAGTGCCGATCGATTTCTGGCCATCGTCTACCCATTTAAGTCAAAGACTCTAAGAACAAAACGAAATGCAAAAATCGTTTGCATTGCTGTATGGTTAACTGTGATGGGAGGAAGCGCACCTGCAGTTTTTTTGCCGTCTACCCACTCGCAGGGTAACAATACCTCAAAAGCCTGctttgagaattttccagaagccACATGGAAAACATTTCTCTCAAGAATTGTAATTTTCATTGAAATAGTGGGATTTTTTATTCCTctaattttaaatgtaacttGTTCTAGTATGGTGCTAAGAACTTTAAATAAGCCTGTTACATTAAGtagaagcaaaataaacaaaactaaggttttaaaaatgatttttgtgCATCTGGtcatattctgtttctgtttcgtgcCCTACAATATCAACCTGATTTTATATTCTCTCATGAGAACACAGACATTTGTTAACTGCTCAGCAGTGACGGCAGTAAGGACCATGTACCCAGTCACCCTCTGCATTGCTGTTTTAAACTGTTGCTTTGACCCTATAGTTTATTACTTCACATCGGACACGATTCagaattcaataaaaatgaaaaactggtCTGCCAGGAGAAGTGCCTCCAGATTCTCTGAAGTTCAAGGCACAGAGAGCTTTATTGAACATAACCTACAGACCTTAAAACGTAAGATATTTGACAATGAATCTACAATATAA